The Neorhodopirellula lusitana genome contains a region encoding:
- a CDS encoding alpha-ketoglutarate-dependent dioxygenase AlkB family protein, whose translation METIELADGGILLYEHAFIPPEIADRYLASLRNECVWEQKPALFGHMQPRLTASYGEAGIVYRYSGLDNVARPWTDTMLEIKNRIESVHGKYNYCLLNRYRDGADSMGWHADDEPEMGNVIGSLSLGATRKFRIRHNESKQTMSFPAGHGTLILMAGTMQQFWKHHIPKTAVKVDERINLTFRHIQTNP comes from the coding sequence ATGGAAACCATCGAGCTCGCTGACGGTGGAATATTGTTGTACGAACACGCTTTCATCCCGCCAGAAATAGCCGATCGCTATCTTGCCTCCTTACGAAATGAATGTGTTTGGGAACAAAAGCCAGCTCTCTTTGGACACATGCAGCCTCGCTTGACGGCGTCCTACGGCGAGGCGGGAATCGTCTACCGTTACTCGGGACTCGATAACGTGGCGCGGCCGTGGACCGACACGATGCTGGAGATCAAAAATCGAATCGAGTCGGTTCATGGAAAGTACAACTATTGCCTGCTAAACCGGTACCGCGACGGCGCCGACAGCATGGGTTGGCATGCCGATGACGAACCCGAGATGGGCAATGTGATCGGTTCGCTTTCGCTGGGTGCCACCCGAAAGTTCCGTATCCGACACAATGAAAGCAAACAAACAATGTCGTTTCCAGCCGGTCATGGCACACTGATCCTGATGGCGGGAACGATGCAGCAGTTTTGGAAACATCACATTCCAAAGACGGCTGTGAAAGTGGACGAACGAATCAACCTGACGTTCCGGCACATCCAAACGAATCCTTGA
- a CDS encoding purple acid phosphatase family protein: MKRNKCTHMLILGIFCSLMLGSRTATAAAPLIGTQPAQWRVVWTDDPSTTATVSWSTAAAGKSHTLRFRVKGTDESPSAQLAESGRYTGGESELYYHHVRLTELQPATAYEVQMISDADQSPVFYFVTAPSTDREFSILHGGDSRSDHKVRRRVNKMIASLVASSYDNNDLADDILAFAHGGDYVVTGTKMDLWSAWLSDHELTAGPDGRLLPVIPARGNHDKGKPFNEVFGFPDEDLNYYGISIGPQVRFTTLNSETSTAGDQAKWLKVELKESRASHRWLLAQYHRPVYPAVKTPGPGLKSWVPLFEKYNVDLVCEADGHNIKRTVPIRDGVKDETGVVYIGEGGLGVPQRTPKPERWFLNSPGMADKGHHVFVLKFTQEALQGTCLLEDGTVRDQFIRKPRQ; encoded by the coding sequence ATGAAACGAAATAAATGCACGCACATGCTGATTCTGGGCATCTTTTGCAGCCTGATGCTAGGCAGCCGCACTGCCACCGCAGCCGCTCCGCTGATTGGGACACAGCCTGCTCAATGGCGTGTGGTCTGGACGGATGATCCATCCACGACCGCGACGGTTTCCTGGAGTACTGCAGCGGCGGGCAAGTCGCACACACTTCGCTTTCGCGTCAAAGGCACTGATGAAAGTCCGTCCGCTCAGCTCGCCGAATCCGGGCGTTACACCGGCGGTGAGTCCGAGCTGTACTACCACCATGTCCGCCTGACGGAGTTGCAGCCCGCCACCGCGTACGAGGTCCAAATGATCAGCGACGCGGACCAGTCGCCCGTGTTCTATTTTGTGACGGCACCCTCGACCGACCGTGAGTTCAGTATTCTGCACGGTGGCGATTCACGTTCGGATCACAAAGTCCGTCGACGTGTGAACAAGATGATCGCCAGTCTTGTCGCGTCCTCTTACGACAACAATGATTTGGCCGATGACATTCTGGCCTTTGCCCACGGTGGCGATTACGTGGTGACCGGCACCAAGATGGACCTTTGGTCGGCGTGGCTGTCGGATCACGAATTGACGGCTGGGCCGGATGGACGATTGTTGCCGGTGATTCCTGCCCGTGGCAACCACGACAAAGGGAAACCTTTCAATGAAGTGTTTGGCTTTCCTGACGAAGACTTGAACTACTACGGCATCAGCATCGGGCCCCAAGTCCGATTCACGACTTTGAATTCCGAGACCAGTACGGCGGGCGATCAGGCGAAGTGGCTGAAGGTGGAACTAAAGGAATCACGTGCGAGTCATCGTTGGTTACTTGCGCAGTACCATCGTCCGGTTTACCCAGCCGTCAAGACACCAGGTCCTGGTTTGAAAAGCTGGGTTCCGCTGTTCGAGAAGTACAACGTTGACTTGGTGTGCGAAGCGGACGGTCACAACATCAAACGCACCGTCCCGATCCGCGATGGCGTGAAAGACGAAACCGGCGTCGTCTACATCGGCGAAGGAGGACTGGGGGTTCCGCAGCGAACTCCCAAACCCGAGCGTTGGTTCCTGAATTCACCTGGTATGGCAGACAAAGGCCACCATGTATTTGTCCTGAAGTTCACTCAAGAAGCATTGCAGGGAACGTGCTTGCTAGAGGACGGGACGGTCCGCGATCAGTTCATCCGAAAGCCGCGACAGTAA
- a CDS encoding metallophosphoesterase family protein encodes MNQHDHLGSTRRRFLKNGTLVLATSALASPRLVGGDELSTLRVGLVTDLHYADKAPAGSRHYRESLAKLSEAAEQFRKDDPAFLVELGDLIDAADSVEVEQGYLQTINKTFAAISRDRHYVLGNHCVDTLTKEEFLSSVGQEKSYYSFDRGGVHFVVLDACFRSDGEPYGRKNFKWTDANIPPVELQWLKADLAASDKPVVVFAHQRLDVTHNHSVKNSADVRQILEESGRVLAVFQGHSHQNDLQDIDGIHYCTLVAMVEGSGLESSGYSLLEIKPDLSLHLTGFRNQASQTWLSK; translated from the coding sequence ATGAACCAGCATGATCATCTTGGCTCAACGCGGCGAAGGTTTTTGAAGAACGGCACGCTTGTGCTCGCTACGAGTGCTCTTGCTTCACCAAGACTTGTGGGGGGAGACGAGCTTTCAACGCTAAGAGTGGGATTGGTCACGGACCTGCACTATGCCGACAAAGCTCCGGCCGGTTCGCGTCATTACCGAGAGTCTCTCGCAAAACTGAGTGAAGCCGCTGAACAGTTTAGGAAGGATGATCCGGCTTTCTTGGTCGAGCTTGGTGATCTGATCGACGCTGCCGATTCGGTGGAGGTCGAACAGGGATACCTGCAGACGATCAACAAGACGTTCGCAGCAATCAGTCGAGATCGACATTACGTCTTAGGAAATCACTGCGTCGACACACTGACAAAGGAAGAGTTCCTAAGCAGCGTGGGACAAGAGAAATCATATTACTCGTTTGACCGAGGTGGTGTCCATTTTGTGGTTCTGGATGCCTGTTTCCGTAGCGATGGTGAACCGTATGGCCGAAAGAACTTCAAGTGGACCGATGCCAATATCCCACCCGTGGAATTGCAGTGGTTGAAAGCGGATCTGGCGGCCAGTGACAAACCGGTCGTCGTGTTTGCCCACCAACGATTGGACGTCACCCACAATCACAGCGTGAAGAACAGTGCGGATGTGCGTCAGATACTGGAAGAGTCCGGCCGAGTCTTGGCCGTGTTCCAGGGACACAGTCATCAGAACGACCTGCAAGATATCGACGGCATCCACTATTGCACTCTCGTTGCGATGGTGGAGGGCTCGGGCCTTGAGAGTAGCGGTTACTCCCTGTTGGAGATCAAGCCGGACCTCAGCCTCCACCTGACAGGATTCCGCAACCAAGCATCCCAGACTTGGTTGAGTAAGTGA
- a CDS encoding DUF1559 domain-containing protein, whose product MRSVRTKACEPRSSGFTLVELLVVIAIIGVLVGLLLPAVQAAREAARRMSCSNNFKQIGLGLHNYHSAFKQLPRFMGGTRTPSNKLWYSGGNGAQAANGTELSFLIGLTPFIEQQALWEQISNPNNSYWDGSSVVSPMPVSPWNSMGPSPHESRYVPWRTEVPGFRCPSDPGKGEPSYGRTNYAACLGDGISYTSTGVGSYSSGVWLDEGSTGTQAWKTPTGRAQYTRAGCRGVFVPRQDTAFRDILDGLANTIMCGEIATDLGDMDKRTIPMRTGSHNSATTGPLREPDACSDLGYIDPERPQFWYPSGVNSGTSAPTNGQVERSQFGRGYRWSVATPTMTGMLTVLPPNREVCNAYAHNSESTAPPSSRHQGGVHVLMGDGAVKFITDSIEAGDSSADGIFLGNQPGAQSPYGLWGSLGSRAAKEVIGEDF is encoded by the coding sequence ATGAGAAGTGTTAGAACGAAAGCTTGTGAGCCGCGGTCGAGCGGTTTCACGCTAGTCGAGCTTCTAGTCGTGATCGCGATTATCGGTGTGTTGGTTGGTTTGCTTCTGCCGGCGGTTCAGGCGGCTCGTGAGGCTGCTCGCCGGATGAGCTGTAGTAACAATTTCAAACAAATTGGTTTGGGTTTGCACAACTACCATTCTGCTTTTAAGCAGCTTCCCCGATTCATGGGCGGTACAAGAACGCCATCTAACAAACTGTGGTACAGCGGAGGCAACGGAGCCCAGGCAGCTAACGGGACGGAGTTGAGCTTCTTGATTGGGTTGACTCCGTTCATTGAGCAGCAGGCATTGTGGGAACAAATCTCAAATCCAAACAATTCCTATTGGGATGGTTCCTCCGTCGTGTCTCCGATGCCCGTCAGTCCTTGGAACTCGATGGGCCCTTCTCCTCACGAATCACGGTACGTCCCATGGCGGACAGAGGTTCCCGGTTTTCGTTGTCCGAGTGATCCCGGGAAGGGCGAGCCATCTTATGGACGGACCAACTATGCCGCATGTCTTGGCGACGGCATCAGCTACACAAGCACAGGTGTAGGCTCTTACTCGAGCGGCGTTTGGTTAGATGAAGGATCGACTGGAACACAAGCTTGGAAAACACCAACAGGGCGTGCACAATACACCCGAGCAGGATGTCGCGGTGTCTTCGTGCCTCGGCAGGATACCGCGTTTCGCGACATCCTGGACGGTCTTGCCAACACGATTATGTGTGGCGAAATCGCGACAGATCTTGGTGACATGGACAAGCGAACGATTCCGATGAGAACGGGAAGTCACAACAGTGCCACAACCGGTCCGTTGCGAGAGCCTGATGCCTGTTCGGATCTGGGGTACATTGATCCTGAGCGTCCGCAGTTTTGGTATCCATCGGGCGTGAACTCAGGCACCTCTGCCCCGACAAACGGTCAAGTAGAGCGATCACAGTTTGGACGCGGTTACCGTTGGTCAGTTGCCACACCAACGATGACTGGCATGCTGACTGTTCTTCCACCCAACCGTGAAGTCTGCAACGCATACGCGCACAACTCGGAATCAACCGCGCCGCCAAGCAGTCGACACCAAGGTGGTGTTCATGTTTTGATGGGTGACGGTGCTGTTAAGTTCATCACAGACTCGATCGAGGCGGGAGACTCAAGTGCCGATGGCATCTTCCTTGGTAATCAACCCGGTGCTCAAAGCCCTTATGGACTTTGGGGCAGCCTTGGTTCACGTGCGGCCAAGGAAGTCATCGGTGAAGACTTTTAG
- a CDS encoding acyl-CoA desaturase has protein sequence MMTTEAATIPDRPGQTKTGDDSQPPTGPENADSTVSRTQVDSYSDPTKRSIRWDYTIFFVTLHLLALLVLLPYFFSWAGVAAFLVGVVVFGQLAIPIGYHRMLSHRSFRSPKWFERTLVTLAMCTAQETPAHWVAWHRMHHSHSDHAEDPHSPRISFVWAHVRWLVHESRTRIATFSMYEKYARDILSDPYYRWIEKLPSPAGIFYLAHAVVYALLAVGISVLVYGLNADAYRMAASVFVWGVIARTVWVWHITWSVNSITHVFGYRNYDTTDDSRNNWFVTLLTAGEGWHNNHHADPASASVQHRWWEIDLNYYVIRLFGVFGLATNIIRPRHVRKSGAGN, from the coding sequence ATGATGACCACCGAGGCGGCAACCATTCCAGATAGACCTGGCCAGACTAAAACGGGCGACGATTCGCAACCGCCCACCGGACCTGAAAACGCGGACTCGACAGTTTCGCGTACTCAAGTCGATTCTTACAGTGATCCGACCAAGCGTTCGATCCGTTGGGACTACACCATTTTTTTCGTGACGCTGCATTTGCTTGCGTTGTTAGTGCTGCTTCCCTATTTCTTTTCGTGGGCCGGTGTCGCCGCGTTCCTTGTTGGTGTCGTTGTGTTTGGGCAACTGGCGATTCCGATCGGCTACCACCGCATGCTGTCGCATCGTAGTTTTCGATCACCCAAGTGGTTTGAGCGAACGTTGGTGACTTTGGCCATGTGCACGGCTCAAGAAACGCCAGCGCACTGGGTTGCCTGGCATCGGATGCACCACAGCCATTCCGATCACGCGGAAGATCCCCATTCGCCACGAATCAGTTTCGTGTGGGCCCACGTCCGGTGGTTGGTTCATGAAAGTCGGACCCGAATCGCTACGTTTTCGATGTATGAAAAATATGCGAGAGACATTCTGTCAGACCCGTATTACCGCTGGATCGAAAAACTGCCTAGCCCCGCGGGAATCTTCTACCTGGCTCACGCGGTCGTCTACGCGTTGTTAGCCGTGGGAATCTCCGTTCTGGTCTATGGCCTGAATGCAGATGCTTATCGGATGGCAGCGAGCGTCTTCGTCTGGGGCGTGATCGCACGAACCGTTTGGGTTTGGCACATCACATGGTCTGTCAATTCGATCACGCACGTGTTCGGGTACCGCAACTATGACACGACCGACGACAGCCGCAACAATTGGTTCGTGACACTACTGACCGCTGGCGAAGGTTGGCACAACAACCACCACGCCGACCCCGCAAGCGCTTCGGTGCAGCATCGGTGGTGGGAAATTGATTTGAATTACTACGTGATTCGGTTGTTCGGCGTTTTCGGCTTGGCAACCAACATCATTCGTCCCCGCCACGTTCGAAAAAGCGGTGCCGGAAACTAG
- a CDS encoding DUF3500 domain-containing protein, with protein MNPKSRIPRWIAVTTGLLFCSMAFLYTYATYAQGPGGRRGIRVIGQPFVGIVTSQGVPKDLFHIESTGVTTEPARVATETFLDGLTTTQRERTVFPVDDTEWRQWDNRHRSPRQGVGFNEMTEAQRTLAFEMLQQSLSAKGLKKTQDIMKLNGTLGELAKKPQEYNEWLYWITIMGEPSETEPWGWQLDGHHVVINYFVLGDQVVMSPVFMGSEPIEAKQGKFKGTIVMQDEQDKGLNLIQLLNEDQRSEAIIMNRKDGNNNLTEAYKDNVVLDYAGIVGSKLDNSQKEALLQLIQEYVGNLREGHAEVRMSEVKEHLDETYFAWIGGTTDQSVYYYRVHSPVILIEFDHQRRVAPIHTSKPTRDHIHTVVRTPNGNDYGKDVLRQHYHTHPHSHPHTH; from the coding sequence ATGAATCCAAAGTCACGAATTCCTCGCTGGATCGCCGTTACCACCGGCTTGCTATTTTGCTCGATGGCGTTTCTCTATACCTATGCAACCTATGCACAAGGCCCCGGCGGCCGACGCGGCATTCGGGTGATTGGGCAACCTTTTGTTGGCATCGTGACATCCCAAGGCGTCCCAAAAGACTTGTTCCACATTGAGTCCACAGGCGTCACAACCGAACCGGCTCGTGTCGCAACGGAGACTTTTTTAGATGGTTTAACCACCACGCAACGAGAGCGTACCGTTTTCCCGGTCGACGACACCGAATGGCGACAATGGGACAACCGACATCGCAGCCCACGCCAGGGAGTCGGCTTCAACGAAATGACCGAGGCACAACGTACGCTCGCTTTCGAAATGCTCCAACAAAGCCTCAGTGCCAAAGGGCTGAAGAAGACTCAAGACATCATGAAGCTGAACGGCACGCTCGGGGAACTGGCGAAAAAGCCGCAAGAGTATAACGAGTGGCTTTACTGGATCACGATCATGGGCGAACCGTCGGAAACCGAACCTTGGGGATGGCAACTTGACGGACATCACGTCGTCATCAACTACTTCGTCCTGGGTGACCAAGTCGTCATGAGCCCTGTCTTCATGGGATCGGAACCGATTGAAGCCAAGCAAGGCAAGTTCAAGGGAACGATTGTGATGCAAGACGAGCAGGACAAGGGTCTGAATCTGATCCAGTTGTTAAACGAAGACCAACGTTCTGAAGCAATCATCATGAACCGAAAGGATGGTAATAACAATCTGACGGAAGCCTATAAGGATAACGTCGTTCTGGATTACGCAGGGATTGTTGGATCAAAGCTGGACAATTCGCAAAAAGAAGCGTTGTTACAATTAATCCAGGAGTACGTGGGGAACTTAAGGGAAGGTCACGCGGAAGTTCGCATGTCCGAAGTGAAGGAGCATCTCGACGAAACCTATTTCGCATGGATTGGTGGCACGACCGACCAGAGTGTCTATTACTACCGTGTCCACAGCCCAGTAATCTTGATCGAGTTCGACCACCAACGCCGCGTCGCCCCGATCCACACTTCCAAGCCGACGCGTGACCACATCCACACCGTTGTTCGAACGCCCAACGGCAACGATTACGGAAAAGACGTTCTGCGTCAGCACTACCACACGCATCCTCATTCACATCCGCACACGCACTAA
- a CDS encoding DMT family transporter has protein sequence MKSIFIKLAFEAGADATLLLAIRMGMALPFYVVVFVVLLRQRQAKSTNCGSPAFPVPIVIRSLLLGFLGYYLASYLDLSGLEYISAQLERLTLFTYPAMVAALAWMFLGEQVNGKILAAIGLSYFGVWLMYGQERSFAPDANTGRGVCLVFGAAFSYSLYVLFAKPVMQKIGSREFTSLAMIGSTAFVAVHFLCTHSVRDFFNVPPVVYVYGLVLAFVCTVIPSFMINEAILKIGATRTTVIGSVGPVLTMLLAVVILSEPSSWKHFAGMGIAIVGVSLVAKK, from the coding sequence TTGAAATCAATTTTCATTAAGCTCGCTTTTGAAGCGGGAGCGGATGCGACGCTGCTGTTGGCCATTCGCATGGGGATGGCTTTGCCGTTCTACGTCGTTGTCTTTGTTGTACTCCTGCGTCAGCGGCAAGCAAAGTCAACTAATTGCGGTTCCCCAGCGTTCCCGGTCCCCATTGTGATTCGCTCACTGTTGCTCGGGTTTTTGGGATACTATCTCGCCTCGTACTTGGACCTGTCCGGCCTCGAATACATTTCGGCACAACTCGAGCGATTGACGTTGTTCACTTACCCGGCCATGGTTGCTGCGTTGGCGTGGATGTTCCTTGGTGAACAAGTCAACGGGAAGATACTGGCAGCGATCGGGTTGTCGTATTTCGGGGTGTGGCTGATGTATGGCCAGGAACGCTCGTTCGCGCCCGACGCCAATACGGGACGGGGAGTGTGCTTGGTATTCGGTGCCGCTTTCAGCTATTCGTTGTACGTGTTGTTTGCCAAGCCGGTGATGCAGAAAATCGGCAGTCGTGAATTCACCAGCCTCGCGATGATCGGTTCGACAGCCTTTGTGGCCGTTCACTTTCTGTGTACCCATTCGGTGCGTGACTTCTTCAACGTTCCGCCTGTCGTCTATGTGTATGGATTGGTCTTGGCCTTCGTATGCACGGTCATCCCAAGTTTCATGATCAATGAAGCAATCTTGAAGATCGGAGCGACGCGAACCACGGTGATCGGTTCCGTCGGCCCCGTGCTGACGATGTTGCTGGCCGTCGTGATTCTTAGCGAGCCTTCGTCATGGAAACACTTTGCTGGCATGGGGATCGCGATCGTCGGCGTCAGTCTCGTTGCTAAAAAATGA
- a CDS encoding SDR family NAD(P)-dependent oxidoreductase: protein MNLELNNKTALVTASTGGIGLAIATRLAAEGATTIVNGRSEASVNKAIEKIRESQPKADLVGLASDNGTAEGVARTISAHPQIDILVNNLGIFEAVDFFDLTDEAWQHIFDINVMSGVRLTRHYLKQMLEQNSGRIIFISSESGVVPAPEMPHYAMTKTAQLAVSRSLAQLTKGSSVTVNTVMPGSTLTPGVKEFVSNLFPDEHYDSAEKRFMADNRPTSLIQRLIRPEEIANTVAFVASPLASAINGAPIRVDGGLIPTIA, encoded by the coding sequence ATGAACTTAGAACTTAACAACAAAACGGCCTTGGTGACGGCATCCACTGGCGGCATCGGATTGGCGATCGCGACTCGACTGGCGGCCGAAGGGGCAACAACGATTGTGAATGGGCGCAGCGAAGCGAGCGTCAACAAGGCCATAGAGAAAATTCGCGAGAGTCAGCCTAAGGCCGATCTGGTCGGATTGGCGTCCGACAACGGGACGGCCGAAGGCGTCGCAAGAACCATCTCCGCACATCCGCAAATTGATATTCTTGTCAACAATCTGGGTATCTTCGAGGCCGTCGATTTCTTCGACCTGACCGACGAAGCGTGGCAACATATCTTCGATATCAACGTGATGAGTGGCGTCCGTCTTACACGGCATTACCTCAAACAAATGCTGGAACAAAATTCGGGACGCATCATCTTCATCAGCAGCGAATCCGGCGTCGTGCCCGCTCCTGAAATGCCTCACTATGCGATGACGAAGACGGCCCAACTTGCCGTTTCACGCAGTTTGGCTCAATTGACCAAAGGGAGCTCCGTCACGGTCAACACCGTCATGCCGGGTTCGACCTTGACCCCGGGCGTAAAGGAATTCGTCAGCAACCTGTTTCCGGACGAGCACTACGATTCGGCTGAAAAACGATTCATGGCAGACAATCGGCCAACCTCTTTGATCCAGAGATTGATCCGACCGGAAGAGATTGCCAACACGGTTGCGTTTGTTGCCAGTCCACTCGCATCGGCGATCAACGGTGCTCCCATACGAGTCGACGGTGGACTCATTCCAACGATTGCTTGA
- a CDS encoding AraC family transcriptional regulator → MKHFKVRGSADDRITVHQWESVEHTWPNHSHPEYKLGVSEGGTGTFFYRGQQYFTGPGKLLVIHPNEVHACTATGAWRYLYADPNVVANIVRTFDRNGDIEPLLLPPVIDDTQLAELVLQAHRAMDDGEPQLDQESAFYDAICELLVRHASLPDVPKRQGRANIRRVQESLEARFRENVSLHELAQLAGTSAPYLSRVFSKEVGLPIQVYLSQIRVRRAQQMLMTGEKLINVAHAAGFTDQSHFTRHFKRFIGVAPGTYSKALNSTGS, encoded by the coding sequence GTGAAGCATTTCAAGGTTCGCGGTTCTGCCGATGACCGAATTACGGTGCATCAATGGGAGTCAGTCGAGCACACTTGGCCAAACCACTCACACCCGGAATACAAACTGGGCGTTTCCGAGGGCGGGACTGGCACATTCTTTTATCGTGGCCAGCAATACTTCACCGGCCCGGGGAAGCTGCTTGTCATCCACCCCAATGAAGTGCACGCGTGCACCGCTACTGGGGCGTGGCGTTATCTCTATGCGGATCCAAACGTGGTCGCCAATATCGTTAGAACGTTTGATCGCAATGGCGATATCGAACCCTTGTTGCTGCCCCCGGTCATCGACGACACCCAGCTTGCCGAGCTTGTCTTGCAGGCTCACCGAGCGATGGACGACGGAGAGCCGCAGTTAGACCAAGAATCAGCGTTCTACGACGCAATCTGCGAACTTTTGGTCCGGCACGCCTCGCTACCCGATGTTCCGAAAAGGCAAGGACGTGCGAATATTCGCCGAGTCCAGGAGAGTTTGGAGGCGAGATTCCGCGAGAATGTCTCGCTTCACGAACTCGCTCAGTTGGCTGGGACCTCTGCCCCATATCTAAGCCGAGTCTTCTCCAAAGAGGTCGGCCTTCCCATCCAGGTCTATCTCTCGCAAATCCGAGTGCGCCGTGCGCAGCAGATGTTGATGACCGGCGAGAAGCTGATCAATGTCGCCCACGCCGCCGGTTTCACGGATCAATCGCACTTCACGCGACATTTCAAACGGTTCATTGGGGTCGCGCCGGGGACATATTCCAAGGCACTGAATTCAACGGGTTCCTGA
- a CDS encoding MarR family winged helix-turn-helix transcriptional regulator, with the protein MTNPKIGGKPALMVTSCDAIEVSDQERIACGLHIASRGLSSAMADAVTPHGLSGMEANLLLKLDKGLNSPSEIATYLGIDASNLSRLMRKMQEAELIRREVDPTNRSRVIIELTAQGKRLVKKIKPDVREMEKNVMSVLTAKELTTLQKILMKMCVSVLEG; encoded by the coding sequence GTGACGAATCCCAAAATCGGTGGCAAGCCAGCTTTAATGGTGACAAGCTGTGATGCCATCGAGGTCAGTGATCAAGAGCGGATCGCGTGTGGATTGCACATCGCCTCCCGAGGCCTGTCGTCCGCGATGGCGGACGCAGTCACTCCCCACGGGCTAAGCGGAATGGAAGCGAACCTGCTTCTGAAATTAGACAAAGGCTTGAACTCGCCCTCAGAGATCGCAACCTACCTCGGCATCGACGCCTCGAACCTCTCTCGCCTGATGCGCAAGATGCAGGAAGCCGAGTTGATCCGGCGTGAAGTGGACCCCACCAATCGATCTCGGGTCATCATCGAGCTGACCGCCCAAGGCAAGCGACTCGTGAAGAAGATCAAGCCGGATGTCCGCGAGATGGAAAAGAACGTGATGTCAGTGCTGACAGCCAAAGAACTGACAACGCTCCAGAAGATTTTGATGAAGATGTGTGTCAGCGTGCTGGAGGGGTAA